A stretch of Komagataella phaffii GS115 chromosome 2, complete sequence DNA encodes these proteins:
- a CDS encoding Acyltransferase that catalyzes diacylglycerol esterification has translation MGYQGFVGLDVVIPHLKDNSVEADLMEILPILADENAVNEASKADLTHVTSRAANYLRSNQSEVRWFGTKLVHVLCLHPRIIASDAGNYISALTKIIESKCYITSTIDVRQMTCLESAISTLDFIMDKIRHKVALTREILTPRLPSIIQSLVSVMYLCPKPANFVLQKLLMNNTTTLRPFTTKIQKELRILLDDDEGLHKMDNELQTLVVSNFVSIQYALERTNTEEIYRQKLLHLLIEMKEVFEIYSEFLDLNEDSNLQKLLASLPSLPHNEEEKGNYKPLFPSLDIDSLEPLDILQISRRLHLLISLLKAFISNPRGTAVKLPLGYVISFLELNLSLDLRFSPMKREFRDVSLKKTVEYSIIKNKTCALELLTQLPSIFGGNLLPHFSSLLSVYELSVPVEIRKNGHITIIEERVWSQLDYIHQILLAASELLSLTYNVVNITPLLKLVDVALLITKSRLPKLDQSNSNGGSFLKRKKKGGQVIPLSDMLSHQHLFTITASKRTLAVVRQFFATVLKSCLLPSSKQSEILRFVIIDTVKHRNEVKMDKNLQELIHNSILFPGHDRNSILPIISSIISDNFLSVFMNPRFPISPRRDTSENGITGTNGVTISYLDDGEDEDSEEELDNDDSLSKRQKTSDIATDVVDSNGVDTIESMSKNEEPDTGLTDITLVEQEPVKISSWKREETRVEVSVSGVDKEATVQISNEYDSDSNSEFEIPVIVANDSEDDDE, from the coding sequence ATGGGATATCAAGGATTTGTTGGACTCGACGTTGTCATTCCGCATTTGAAGGATAATTCAGTTGAGGCGGATCTGATGGAAATACTCCCCATCCTTGCTGATGAGAACGCCGTTAATGAAGCTTCAAAAGCCGACTTGACGCATGTTACCTCTCGTGCTGCAAATTATCTTAGATCAAATCAATCTGAAGTCCGTTGGTTTGGCACAAAACTTGTCCACGTCCTTTGCCTTCACCCAAGGATTATTGCATCGGACGCTGGTAACTATATTAGTGCTTTGACCAAGATTATTGAGTCGAAGTGTTACATCACATCAACCATTGATGTACGACAGATGACCTGTTTGGAATCAGCTATATCCACTCTAGATTTTATTATGGACAAAATAAGGCATAAGGTTGCACTTACCAGAGAAATACTGACACCAAGGCTTCCGTCAATTATTCAATCGCTTGTTAGCGTGATGTATCTTTGCCCCAAGCCAGCTAATTTTGTGTTACAGAAGCTTCTTATGAACAATACTACAACGTTGAGACCTTTTACAACCAAGATCCAAAAGGAGCTAAGAATTCTGCttgatgacgatgaaggATTACACAAAATGGACAATGAGCTCCAAACTTTGGTCGTATCCAACTTTGTTAGTATACAATACGCTCTAGAAAGAACAAACACCGAAGAAATTTATAGACAGAAACTACTACACTTATTGATCGAAATGAAAGAAGTGTTTGAGATTTATTCAGAGTTCTTAGATTTGAATGAAGACTCAAATTTGCAAAAACTTTTAGCCTCGTTACCGAGTTTACCACACAacgaagaggaaaaagGCAACTACAAACCTTTGTTCCCCAGTTTGGACATTGACAGTTTAGAGCCTTTGGACATTTTGCAAATCAGCAGGAGGCTGCATCTATTAATTAGTCTCCTGAAAGCATTCATCTCAAACCCCAGGGGAACAGCGGTGAAACTACCACTGGGATACgtcatttcttttctggagtTGAATCTCAGCCTGGATTTGAGATTTTCTCCGATGAAAAGGGAATTCAGAgatgtttctttgaaaaaaactGTAGAATACTCTatcatcaagaacaaaacTTGCGCCTTAGAGCTGTTGACGCAACTTCCATCAATATTTGGTGGAAACTTACTGCCTCATTTTTCGTCGTTGCTTTCGGTATATGAGTTGTCAGTTCCAGTAGAGATAAGAAAGAATGGACATATTACTATCATTGAAGAGAGAGTTTGGTCTCAGCTTGACTATATTCACCAAATTCTATTGGCTGCATCAGAACTTTTATCCCTTACTTACAACGTTGTCAATATCACACCTTTATTGAAGTTGGTGGATGTTGCTTTGTTGATCACTAAGTCAAGGCTACCAAAATTAGATCAGTCCAATAGCAATGGTGGTAGCTTCTTGAAACGAAAGAAGAAAGGCGGCCAGGTCATTCCCCTATCTGATATGTTATCACACCAGCATTTATTCACTATTACCGCTTCAAAACGAACTCTAGCTGTTGTCCGCCAGTTCTTTGCCACAGTTCTCAAGTCATGTCTCCTTCCGTCGTCTAAACAATCTGAGATTTTAAGGTTTGTGATAATAGATACTGTTAAGCACAGAAATGAAGTAAAAATGGACAAAAATCTTCAGGAATTAATTCACAACTCCATTTTGTTTCCTGGCCATGATCGAAATAGCATCTTACCGATCATTTCATCAATCATCAGCGACAATTTCTTGAGTGTATTTATGAACCCACGCTTCCCGATCTCTCCTAGGAGGGACACATCTGAAAATGGCATCACGGGGACAAACGGGGTTACTATTTCCTATCTTGATGATGGtgaggatgaagatagTGAGGAGGAGTTAGATAATGATGATTCCTTGTCGAAGAGACAAAAAACTAGTGATATAGCAACAGATGTTGTTGATTCAAATGGAGTCGATACTATTGAATCCATGAGCAAGAATGAAGAACCTGACACTGGGTTGACTGACATCACATTAGTTGAACAAGAACCAGTCAAAATCTCTTCCTggaagagagaagaaactcGAGTGGAAGTGTCGGTTAGTGGGGTCGATAAGGAAGCCACAGTTCAGATTTCAAATGAATATGACTCCGATTCTAACTCTGAGTTTGAAATCCCCGTTATTGTTGCCAATGATAGTGAAGATGACGACGAGTAG
- a CDS encoding Phosphatidylinositol synthase, required for biosynthesis of phosphatidylinositol produces MTDNNEYNVTTKTIFTYIPNLIGYSRVVTAIVSLFLMKQHPIYMTFIYGVSCLLDAFDGTAARRYNQTSKFGAVLDMVTDRCTTASLIAFLVILYPSYAILWQCLISLDLASHYMHMYASLVAGSGSHKNIDEGENFLLKLYYTSKKVLFTVCAFNELFYVALYLAAFDFNPLPLVNMTFGRLLAVVSFPIWLFKQFTNVIQLVGAATKLAEIDVTDKVNELRKKDGK; encoded by the coding sequence ATGACAGACAACAATGAATACAATGTTACTACTAAGACAATTTTCACATATATTCCCAATCTGATAGGTTATTCCAGGGTGGTCACAGCCATCGTCTCATTATTTTTAATGAAACAGCACCCTATATATATGACCTTCATATATGGAGTTTCATGTCTACTGGATGCGTTCGACGGGACCGCTGCTAGGAGATATAACCAAACATCAAAATTTGGTGCCGTACTTGATATGGTTACTGATAGGTGCACCACTGCATCTCTAATAGCATTTTTGGTGATTCTGTATCCGTCGTATGCTATTTTATGGCAATGTctcatttctttggatttggcATCACACTACATGCACATGTATGCTTCTTTGGTAGCAGGAAGTGGATCACATAAGAATATTGATGAAGGCgaaaactttcttctcaaaCTTTACTACACTTCTAAGAAGGTGTTATTTACAGTATGTGCATTCAATGAGTTGTTCTACGTCGCACTTTATTTAGCTgcttttgatttcaacCCTCTTCCACTGGTGAATATGACTTTTGGTAGATTATTGGCTGTTGTTTCATTTCCAATATGGCTTTTCAAGCAGTTCACCAATGTTATCCAGTTAGTTGGTGCGGCTACAAAACTGGCAGAGATAGATGTTACAGATAAGGTCAACGAATTGCGCAAGAAAGATGGCAAATGA